From a region of the Desulfobacterales bacterium genome:
- a CDS encoding DEAD/DEAH box helicase — MTNEFGSIGLRPELVQTLIEKGYTAPTPIQSELIPALLAGRDVIGQSQTGSGKTAAFGLPILQTLQAGKRHVQGLIMAPTRELAVQVAEAMAQYGRGVGVRVLAVYGGQPYITQISRLKKGVDVVVGTPGRLLDLIQRKSLDLQHVSTVVLDEADEMLSMGFIADIEAILEATPDARQTALFSATMPKPILHLAKRYLRNPHSFTMGHQKLTVATVEQRYYLINESDRLAALTRLFEAEPIVSALVFARTRLSTAELATELANRGFQAEVLNGDLGQEARERVLQRFRNNQIKVLVATDVAARGLDIDHVSHVFNYDMPQDHELYVHRIGRTGRAGKSGIAISLLTPKERWFLRKIETYTKQKMTLATLPTEADIQLQRDNRLVEQMMVWLRRGRCQRERDMVAKLTEQGHDVIEVAAAALKLVRAEEQQRPIAPIAELREDRPRQVKPAAKRRNQSNEKAAGRTSHEMGMVRLALRTGKADGLNVGHIVGSLSHHADIPGRCIGKVSIQHHTTFVDVPEDVVGLLLAKKASYRIGRRQIDIQRA; from the coding sequence ATGACCAACGAATTTGGTTCTATCGGTCTGCGCCCGGAATTGGTGCAGACCCTGATCGAGAAGGGCTACACCGCCCCCACCCCCATCCAGTCCGAACTTATTCCGGCCCTGCTGGCCGGGCGCGATGTCATCGGCCAATCCCAAACCGGTTCCGGCAAAACAGCGGCCTTTGGCCTGCCTATTTTACAGACCCTTCAAGCGGGTAAGCGCCATGTGCAGGGTCTGATCATGGCCCCCACGCGCGAACTGGCCGTTCAAGTGGCCGAGGCCATGGCCCAATACGGCCGCGGGGTCGGGGTCAGGGTACTGGCCGTCTATGGCGGCCAGCCGTACATTACCCAGATCAGCCGCCTTAAAAAAGGGGTCGATGTGGTGGTGGGCACCCCCGGCCGCCTGCTGGACCTGATTCAGCGCAAATCGTTGGATCTGCAGCACGTTTCCACCGTGGTGCTGGATGAAGCCGACGAGATGCTCAGCATGGGTTTTATCGCGGATATCGAGGCTATTTTGGAAGCGACGCCCGACGCGCGCCAGACCGCACTTTTTTCCGCCACCATGCCCAAACCGATTCTGCACCTGGCCAAGCGCTACCTGCGCAACCCCCACTCCTTTACCATGGGACATCAAAAACTGACCGTGGCCACTGTGGAGCAGCGCTACTATCTCATCAATGAATCGGATCGATTGGCCGCCCTCACCCGTCTCTTCGAGGCTGAACCCATTGTCAGCGCCCTGGTATTCGCCCGCACCCGGTTATCCACCGCTGAATTGGCCACTGAATTGGCAAACCGGGGTTTCCAGGCCGAAGTGCTCAACGGCGACCTGGGCCAGGAGGCCCGGGAACGCGTCCTGCAGCGATTCCGCAACAACCAGATCAAAGTGCTGGTGGCCACCGATGTGGCCGCCCGGGGTCTGGATATCGACCATGTCAGCCATGTCTTTAATTATGACATGCCCCAGGATCACGAATTGTATGTGCATCGCATCGGACGCACGGGCAGGGCCGGCAAATCGGGCATCGCCATCTCCCTTCTTACGCCCAAAGAGCGCTGGTTCCTGCGTAAAATTGAAACCTACACCAAACAAAAAATGACCCTTGCGACCCTGCCCACTGAAGCGGACATTCAACTTCAAAGAGACAATCGACTCGTCGAACAGATGATGGTCTGGCTGCGGCGCGGCCGATGCCAGCGCGAACGGGACATGGTGGCCAAGTTGACCGAACAGGGCCACGATGTGATCGAGGTAGCGGCCGCAGCCCTGAAACTGGTGCGCGCCGAAGAACAGCAGCGCCCGATTGCACCCATCGCCGAATTGCGCGAAGATCGCCCCAGGCAGGTTAAACCGGCAGCTAAACGCCGGAATCAGAGCAATGAGAAAGCGGCCGGACGCACGTCCCATGAAATGGGAATGGTGCGCCTGGCCCTTAGGACCGGAAAGGCAGACGGTCTTAATGTCGGCCACATCGTGGGCAGTCTCTCTCATCATG